One part of the Microtus ochrogaster isolate Prairie Vole_2 chromosome 18, MicOch1.0, whole genome shotgun sequence genome encodes these proteins:
- the Fam210a gene encoding protein FAM210A — protein MQWNVPRTMSRLTLRTFLEPLKAKLSDHHGSIKGPLPWHRDEYRLVWTPHLRKQWLHLPAVQCLAKRRNLLNAQPPQQGVLHQERREPDILAKRVLSSSATSQETPSEKKEEPDPLQDKSISLYQRFKKTFRQYGKVLIPVHLITSGIWFGTFYYAAIKGVNVIPFLEVIGLPDSVVDILKNSQSGNALTAYAMFKIATPARYTVTLGGTSFTVKYLRSQGYMSTPPPVKEYLQDRMEETKELITEKMEETKDRLTEKLQETKEKVSFKKKVE, from the exons ATGCAATGGAATGTACCACGGACTATGTCTCGGCTGACACTCAGGACATTCTTGGAACCACTGAAAGCCAAGCTCTCTGATCACCACGGGAGCATAAAAGGACCCTTACCTTGGCATAGAGATGAATACAGACTAGTTTGGACACCACACCTTCGAAAGCAGTGGTTACATTTACCTGCTGTGCAGTGCCTTGCAAAGCGAAGGAATCTATTAAATGCTCAGCCACCTCAGCAGGGAGTCCTTCACCAGGAACGACGGGAGCCGGATATTTTAGCCAAGAGAGTTTTATCTTCCAGTGCCACATCCCAAGAAACTCcatcagaaaagaaggaagagccagATCCTTTACAAGACAAGTCTATTAGTCTTTATCAACGGTTTAAGAAAACCTTCAGACAATATGGAAAAGTCTTAATTCCTGTGCATCTAATAACTTCTGGTATTTGGTTTGGAACATTTTACTATGCAGCTATAAA AGGAGTGAATGTCATCCCTTTCCTAGAGGTCATTGGATTACCTGACAGTGTAGTAGACATCCTGAAAAACTCCCAGAGTGGAAACGCCCTGACAGCATATGCCATGTTTAAG ATTGCAACACCTGCCCGCTATACTGTGACCTTGGGAGGAACGTCCTTTACCGTGAAGTATCTGCGAAGTCAGGGGTACATGTCAACCCCACCACCTGTCAAGGAGTATCTACAGGACAGAATGGAGGAGACTAAGGAGCTCATCACTGAGAAAATGGAGGAGACAAAGGATAGACTCACTGAAAAATtacaagaaaccaaagaaaaagtctcttttaagaaaaaagtggAATAA